In a genomic window of Planctomycetia bacterium:
- a CDS encoding recombinase family protein translates to MAKGKFVAYFRVSTDKHGRSGLGLEAQRAAVMTYLNGGQWQLAGEFTEVESGRRKDRPQLLKAMETARKAKATLIIAKLDRLARNVHFISGLLEAKVDFVAADMPEADRTFLQMVSVFAEWEARKISERTKAALQAAKARGKRLGWSMPSRRKEQPVAAEKGAAANATRADQFAENVLPVIRSIRAAGAATLAEVAVALNNRGIRTARGGQWYPMTVRNIELRPQS, encoded by the coding sequence ATGGCCAAGGGCAAATTCGTCGCCTACTTCCGCGTATCGACCGACAAGCATGGCCGTTCGGGCCTGGGGCTTGAGGCGCAGCGCGCCGCCGTCATGACGTACCTGAACGGCGGGCAGTGGCAGTTGGCGGGCGAGTTCACCGAGGTCGAGAGCGGTCGGCGCAAGGACCGACCGCAACTGCTGAAGGCGATGGAAACCGCCCGCAAGGCGAAGGCGACGCTTATCATCGCGAAACTAGATCGCCTGGCGCGCAACGTGCACTTCATCTCGGGCCTGCTTGAGGCCAAGGTTGACTTCGTCGCCGCCGACATGCCCGAGGCCGATCGCACGTTTCTTCAGATGGTCAGCGTCTTCGCCGAGTGGGAAGCCCGCAAGATTTCCGAACGCACCAAGGCCGCTCTGCAGGCCGCCAAGGCCCGGGGCAAGCGCCTGGGCTGGTCAATGCCGTCTCGGCGCAAGGAACAGCCGGTAGCCGCTGAAAAGGGTGCAGCCGCGAACGCGACGCGCGCGGATCAGTTCGCCGAAAACGTGTTGCCGGTTATCAGGTCCATCCGGGCTGCCGGCGCAGCAACTCTCGCCGAGGTCGCGGTCGCGCTCAACAACAGAGGCATTCGCACGGCACGCGGCGGTCAGTGGTATCCGATGACGGTGCGCAATATCGAGTTGCGGCCCCAATCATAA